A stretch of the Filimonas lacunae genome encodes the following:
- a CDS encoding DUF5703 domain-containing protein, whose protein sequence is MKQAWLFCILTFTAVTAWCQQANDISRYNVTWQHKPGGNSSESMPCGGGDIGLNVWIEEDALCFYIARSGAFDENNTMLKLGRVRVSLSSMPFRAKDLTQQLRLQDGSIQITGSNTTIHIWVDVYRPVVHVAINSKEAAEVNAVYENWRYQDRAMADKELRASSYKFPQKFSVITYKDAIAFEGDEVLFYHRNRNDVENIFDYTVKMEQLNAVKDSLWNPVRNRTFGGYMKGRNMQAAGNLLVTNDSATYSAWILKSNRKLRNTEIELGLHVGQTSTLDAWKTGLQQIAADAERQRKTAQAQTAAWWKQFWNRSYIYIDSDNDSVQAMGRNYQLFRYMLGCNAYGAYPTKSNGGLFTFDAKYANEQYRYNADFRLWGGGTMTAQNQRLVYFPMLKSGDIDMMPSQFDFYRNALHNAELRTHVYWGHNGASFTEQMENFGLPNIAEYGIKRPAGYDAGMEYNAWLEYLWETSFEFCLMILEAERYAGKDITAYIPLIESCLTFYDEHYQYLAKKLGAKAFDEEGHYVFYPGSAAETYKMTYNSTTVISALTVVLSRMQELPQHYLSPPQRDKWAAMLKRIPPIPFRECEGHTTLSPAQLWQRVQNSEAPQLYPVYPWGLFGIGKPGLDTAINTWKYDPQVIKYRSHVGWRQYNIFAARLGLTAEAAQYNLLKLANGPHRFPAFWGPGFDWTPDQNWGGSGMIGLQEMLMQTDGKKIYLLPAWPASWNASFKLHAPYNTTVEATVVNGTVQQLKVTPESRRADVIVWQQH, encoded by the coding sequence ATGAAACAGGCATGGCTTTTTTGCATACTTACTTTTACGGCTGTAACCGCATGGTGTCAGCAGGCTAATGATATATCCCGGTACAATGTTACCTGGCAACATAAACCGGGTGGCAACTCCTCTGAGTCCATGCCCTGTGGTGGTGGCGATATTGGTTTAAACGTATGGATAGAAGAGGATGCTTTGTGTTTTTACATTGCCCGCAGCGGTGCCTTTGATGAAAATAACACCATGCTTAAATTAGGGCGGGTGCGGGTGTCGCTATCTTCTATGCCTTTTCGTGCAAAAGACCTTACACAACAATTACGTTTACAGGATGGCAGCATACAAATTACAGGAAGCAACACTACTATTCATATATGGGTGGATGTATACAGGCCGGTAGTGCATGTTGCCATTAACAGTAAAGAAGCAGCAGAGGTGAACGCGGTGTATGAAAACTGGCGTTACCAGGATCGTGCAATGGCTGATAAAGAGCTCCGCGCCAGTTCTTACAAATTCCCACAGAAATTTTCGGTGATCACCTATAAGGATGCAATAGCCTTTGAAGGCGATGAAGTGTTGTTTTATCATCGCAACAGGAATGATGTGGAAAACATCTTTGATTATACGGTGAAGATGGAGCAGCTGAACGCCGTAAAGGATAGCCTTTGGAACCCGGTAAGGAACCGCACATTTGGCGGTTATATGAAGGGGCGTAATATGCAGGCAGCGGGCAACTTGCTGGTAACAAATGATAGCGCCACCTATAGCGCCTGGATATTAAAAAGCAACAGGAAATTACGAAACACCGAAATAGAGCTGGGCCTGCATGTGGGGCAAACATCTACATTGGATGCGTGGAAAACCGGCTTGCAGCAGATTGCTGCGGATGCAGAAAGGCAACGAAAAACAGCGCAGGCCCAAACCGCAGCCTGGTGGAAACAGTTCTGGAACAGAAGTTATATCTATATAGATAGTGATAATGACAGTGTGCAGGCAATGGGGCGCAATTACCAGCTGTTTCGTTATATGCTGGGGTGCAATGCTTACGGTGCTTATCCTACCAAGTCTAATGGTGGCTTGTTTACGTTTGATGCAAAGTATGCCAATGAGCAGTACCGTTACAATGCTGATTTTCGTTTGTGGGGTGGTGGCACCATGACTGCTCAAAATCAGCGACTGGTGTATTTCCCCATGCTAAAAAGTGGCGATATAGATATGATGCCGTCGCAGTTTGATTTTTACAGGAATGCATTGCACAATGCCGAACTGCGCACGCACGTGTACTGGGGCCACAACGGGGCCAGCTTTACCGAGCAGATGGAAAACTTTGGTTTGCCCAATATTGCAGAGTACGGTATCAAACGCCCGGCAGGTTATGATGCAGGTATGGAATACAATGCCTGGCTGGAATATCTGTGGGAAACTTCTTTCGAGTTCTGTTTGATGATACTGGAAGCCGAGCGATATGCCGGAAAAGATATTACTGCTTATATTCCGCTCATAGAAAGCTGTTTAACTTTTTATGACGAGCACTACCAATACCTGGCTAAGAAGCTGGGCGCGAAAGCGTTTGATGAAGAAGGGCACTATGTGTTTTATCCAGGCTCGGCTGCAGAAACCTATAAAATGACGTATAACTCCACTACGGTTATTTCGGCATTAACAGTGGTGCTTTCCCGCATGCAGGAGTTGCCACAACATTACCTTTCTCCACCACAGCGCGATAAGTGGGCAGCTATGTTAAAACGGATACCGCCTATCCCGTTCAGGGAGTGTGAGGGACATACCACATTATCCCCCGCCCAATTGTGGCAACGGGTGCAAAATTCCGAAGCGCCGCAGCTATACCCGGTATATCCCTGGGGTTTGTTTGGAATAGGCAAGCCTGGCTTAGATACAGCTATCAACACCTGGAAATACGATCCGCAGGTAATTAAATACCGCAGTCATGTAGGCTGGCGGCAGTATAATATTTTCGCTGCCCGACTGGGATTAACAGCAGAAGCAGCACAGTATAACCTGTTGAAACTGGCTAACGGGCCACACCGCTTCCCGGCTTTCTGGGGGCCGGGTTTTGACTGGACGCCGGATCAAAACTGGGGCGGATCGGGTATGATTGGTTTGCAGGAAATGCTGATGCAAACCGATGGTAAAAAAATATACTTATTACCTGCATGGCCCGCCAGCTGGAATGCCAGTTTTAAATTGCATGCGCCTTATAACACCACCGTAGAAGCCACCGTGGTCAATGGCACAGTGCAGCAACTGAAAGTAACGCCGGAAAGCAGGAGGGCAGATGTAATCGTATGGCAACAGCATTAA
- a CDS encoding ABC transporter permease: MQSIYFKTAWRNLWKKKFYTGINLLGLSIASAAFLLLICYVTFERSYENFHQQANNIYRVTLNLYKGSEFVVTDCETHPPLAAALKNQMPEVRDVVRIQNLGTSELKGTDKPLLSSKAFAADPSVFSIFSYHLLKGNPLTALAAPNQVVITESMAKKLYGNANVIGKSLLLNGTPTAITGVLENVPANTHLRFDLLLSFPTLVEKGFDLNSWDGNNNYTYLLMQPNTNLAQFNSKLKAFSLNQKQIHDRIFTAEPITDIHLYSHKTFEPDVNGNAKTVNYLFLIAILILVIGSANYINLTTARSGEKQKESGIRRILGSTRTGLAGLFFTESFIINLLAIAGALILVKLATPLYASIAGYDTAHTLFRSHAFWIALILLFVLNNVLSGLYPAFVLSKVKAVVVTQRSFTSALQGNLLRKTLVVAQFAIAIIVFTSSVIIYQQLYFVKHQQLGMNINQVLTIKGPDLTGNDSLNDLRTQVFKNELAKIPGVAAVSMTNSLPGLPLSSLSTQTGVRRWEETRSPGYNYYLYSFDADFIPLLDMQMAAGENFVKGLDNKGKVIINETACSRLGFASAASAIGRKIRANGQEKTVAGVVKDYHQQSLKEAHLPMIHWFSNGNPGFFALKLQSADMPKILAHVQQAWASSFADHVFDYAFLDDTFNQQYKEDVQFGKMINLFAALTLLITCLGLLGLTTFNTARRTREIGVRKVLGASAQSIVTLLSKDFLQLILIAIVIAIPASWLAMNKWLQNFTYKIHISWWVFAFTGILTIALALLTISLQSIKAAMANPAKSLKTE, from the coding sequence ATGCAATCTATCTATTTTAAAACCGCCTGGCGCAACCTTTGGAAAAAGAAATTTTATACCGGTATTAACCTGCTGGGCCTGTCTATTGCTTCTGCCGCGTTTTTGTTGTTGATCTGCTATGTAACCTTTGAACGCAGCTATGAAAACTTTCATCAGCAGGCTAACAATATATACAGGGTAACACTTAACTTATATAAGGGATCGGAATTTGTGGTTACAGATTGTGAAACCCACCCTCCCCTGGCTGCTGCTTTAAAAAACCAGATGCCCGAAGTGCGCGATGTTGTACGTATACAAAACCTGGGCACCAGCGAATTAAAAGGCACCGATAAACCCTTGTTAAGCAGTAAAGCTTTTGCAGCAGACCCATCGGTATTTTCTATTTTCAGTTATCACCTGTTAAAAGGTAATCCCCTGACTGCACTTGCTGCCCCCAACCAGGTGGTGATAACAGAAAGCATGGCTAAAAAGCTGTATGGCAATGCGAATGTAATAGGTAAGTCATTGTTGCTGAATGGCACACCCACTGCCATTACCGGCGTGTTGGAAAACGTTCCGGCCAACACCCACCTCAGGTTTGACCTTCTGTTATCGTTTCCTACACTTGTAGAAAAAGGATTTGACCTGAACAGCTGGGATGGCAATAATAACTATACCTACCTGTTAATGCAACCTAATACCAACCTGGCGCAGTTTAACAGCAAGCTGAAAGCATTTTCACTGAACCAGAAACAAATACACGACAGAATTTTTACGGCAGAACCTATTACCGACATTCACCTGTATTCGCATAAAACCTTTGAGCCGGATGTAAATGGCAATGCTAAAACTGTCAATTATTTATTCCTCATCGCCATTCTTATTTTAGTTATCGGTTCGGCCAACTATATCAATTTAACCACTGCCCGCTCCGGCGAAAAGCAAAAAGAATCAGGCATCAGGCGCATACTTGGTTCAACCCGCACTGGGCTGGCAGGTTTGTTTTTTACCGAGTCTTTTATTATTAACCTGCTGGCCATAGCAGGTGCGCTGATACTGGTAAAACTGGCTACTCCGTTATACGCTTCTATTGCCGGTTACGATACAGCACATACGTTATTCCGCTCTCATGCTTTTTGGATAGCACTCATTTTATTGTTTGTATTAAACAATGTGCTTTCTGGTTTGTACCCTGCCTTTGTTTTATCTAAAGTAAAAGCTGTAGTGGTAACACAACGCAGCTTTACCAGTGCCTTACAAGGCAACCTGCTTCGCAAGACACTGGTAGTTGCCCAGTTTGCCATTGCCATTATTGTATTTACCTCATCTGTTATTATTTACCAGCAGTTATATTTTGTAAAGCACCAGCAACTAGGTATGAATATAAACCAGGTGCTTACCATAAAAGGGCCAGACTTAACAGGGAACGACTCGTTAAACGATTTACGCACACAGGTATTTAAAAATGAACTGGCAAAAATTCCCGGGGTTGCAGCGGTATCGATGACCAATTCTTTACCTGGCCTTCCTCTTTCTTCTTTAAGCACCCAAACGGGGGTAAGACGTTGGGAAGAAACAAGATCGCCTGGCTACAACTATTACCTGTATTCATTTGACGCAGATTTTATTCCCTTGCTGGATATGCAAATGGCCGCGGGCGAAAACTTTGTAAAAGGATTGGATAATAAAGGAAAAGTCATTATTAATGAAACGGCCTGTAGCAGGCTGGGCTTTGCTTCTGCCGCAAGCGCTATTGGCAGAAAAATAAGGGCCAATGGCCAGGAAAAAACGGTAGCAGGGGTGGTAAAAGATTATCACCAGCAATCGTTGAAAGAAGCGCACCTGCCTATGATACACTGGTTTTCCAATGGCAATCCCGGCTTCTTTGCCTTGAAGTTACAGAGTGCCGATATGCCTAAGATACTGGCCCATGTGCAACAGGCCTGGGCCAGCAGCTTTGCCGATCATGTGTTTGATTATGCTTTTTTGGATGATACTTTTAACCAGCAATACAAAGAAGATGTGCAGTTTGGCAAAATGATCAACCTTTTTGCGGCACTCACTTTACTCATTACCTGCTTAGGCCTGCTAGGGCTTACCACCTTTAACACCGCCAGGCGTACCCGCGAAATAGGCGTTCGTAAAGTATTGGGCGCCTCTGCACAAAGCATTGTTACCCTGTTGTCGAAAGACTTCCTGCAGTTGATATTAATAGCCATTGTTATAGCCATTCCGGCCAGCTGGCTGGCCATGAACAAGTGGCTGCAAAACTTTACTTATAAAATACATATCAGCTGGTGGGTATTTGCTTTCACAGGCATACTTACCATAGCATTAGCCCTGCTTACCATCAGCCTGCAATCGATAAAAGCAGCTATGGCCAACCCGGCTAAGAGTTTAAAAACGGAGTAG
- a CDS encoding MaoC family dehydratase, whose protein sequence is MMVRKYFDDFVLEETRETYGRTITETDIVIHAGQTGDFFPHHMDAEWCKAQPFGQRMAHGTLIFSVAVGLTAGAINEVAMTYGYERLRFIKPVFIGDTITVKVTIKDLKDHKKPGFGLVTELVEAFNQRKETVMVCEHILLAQKK, encoded by the coding sequence ATGATGGTAAGGAAATACTTCGACGATTTCGTGTTGGAAGAAACACGGGAAACCTATGGGCGCACTATAACCGAAACTGATATTGTGATTCATGCCGGACAAACCGGCGATTTTTTTCCGCACCATATGGATGCGGAATGGTGTAAAGCCCAACCCTTTGGACAGCGGATGGCGCATGGTACCCTTATATTCAGTGTGGCAGTAGGCTTAACGGCAGGTGCTATTAATGAAGTGGCTATGACCTATGGTTATGAGCGGCTGCGTTTTATAAAACCGGTGTTTATAGGGGATACGATTACGGTAAAAGTAACTATTAAAGACCTGAAGGATCATAAGAAGCCCGGGTTTGGACTGGTTACCGAACTGGTAGAAGCGTTTAATCAGCGAAAAGAAACAGTAATGGTTTGTGAACACATTTTACTGGCTCAAAAAAAATAA
- a CDS encoding ABC transporter substrate-binding protein yields the protein MPKIVLKGITWGHSRGITPLLAASQRFNELHPDVEVIWKKRTLQEFADQPIENLIRQYDLLIIDHPWVGFAADARCVLPLDRYLSKEYLANQAEYSVGQSHESYNVNGHQWALAIDAATPAASYRADLLQKNEVPVPTTWEEVLRLARMGRVAAPAIPIDLLMNFYMFCLAHGREPFQDTQEVIDTPTGVRVLETMREFYSLLPKEMFRYNPIAVAEAMSTGDKYWYCPFAYGYSNYAREGYASKLLTYTDLVSFGKTGLLRSTIGGTGIAVSVYSQHAKLAVQYAEKVVSPSFQSTFYVQHGGQPGHLQAWQNEAANQLTNNFFHAVLPTMQRGYMRPRYNGYLHFQDHAGDPLQAYLQYGGNPEVVLEQINDMYVNSFSHNKLFKLSL from the coding sequence ATGCCCAAAATAGTATTAAAAGGAATTACATGGGGGCATAGCAGGGGGATAACACCATTGCTAGCCGCCTCACAACGTTTTAATGAATTGCATCCCGATGTGGAAGTGATCTGGAAGAAAAGAACATTGCAGGAATTTGCCGATCAGCCTATTGAAAACCTGATCAGGCAATACGATCTGCTTATCATAGATCATCCCTGGGTGGGGTTTGCTGCCGATGCCAGGTGTGTGCTTCCTTTAGACAGGTACCTGAGCAAAGAATACCTGGCCAACCAGGCAGAGTATTCTGTAGGGCAATCGCATGAAAGCTATAACGTTAACGGGCATCAGTGGGCGTTGGCTATTGATGCCGCTACTCCGGCTGCCAGTTACCGGGCCGACCTGTTGCAAAAGAACGAAGTGCCTGTTCCCACTACCTGGGAAGAGGTGTTGCGTCTGGCACGCATGGGGCGTGTAGCCGCTCCGGCCATTCCTATTGATCTGTTGATGAATTTTTATATGTTTTGCCTGGCGCATGGCCGCGAACCGTTCCAGGATACGCAGGAAGTAATTGATACCCCTACCGGTGTAAGGGTGCTGGAAACCATGCGTGAGTTTTATTCACTGCTACCTAAGGAAATGTTCCGTTACAATCCTATTGCCGTAGCAGAAGCCATGAGCACCGGCGACAAATACTGGTACTGCCCGTTTGCATACGGTTACTCTAACTATGCGCGGGAAGGATATGCCAGTAAATTACTCACCTATACCGACCTGGTATCGTTTGGTAAAACGGGGCTGCTGCGTAGCACTATTGGTGGTACGGGTATCGCTGTTTCTGTGTATTCGCAGCACGCTAAACTGGCAGTACAATATGCCGAAAAAGTGGTGTCGCCTTCTTTTCAATCTACCTTCTATGTGCAGCATGGCGGACAGCCGGGGCATTTACAGGCATGGCAGAATGAAGCGGCTAACCAGTTAACAAATAATTTTTTTCATGCAGTATTGCCCACTATGCAAAGAGGGTATATGCGACCCCGCTATAATGGGTATCTTCATTTTCAGGATCATGCAGGCGATCCTTTACAGGCTTACCTGCAATATGGCGGAAACCCCGAAGTGGTGCTGGAGCAAATCAACGATATGTATGTAAATAGCTTCAGCCATAATAAATTATTTAAGTTGTCATTATGA
- a CDS encoding CaiB/BaiF CoA transferase family protein, with the protein MSALPLKGLIVLEFSQYLSGPSAGLRLADLGARVIKIERPGTGEAGRKLSIKNLWAADGSSLLFHTINRNKESFAADLKNADDLEKVKQLIAQADVITHNFRPGVMEKAGLSFAEVQAINPRVIYAEISGYGKRGPWKNRPGQDLLLQSMSGLTYTTGDAVNGPVPFGLSIGDTLCGAQLVQGILAALIRRSKTGQGAFVEISLLESLLDFQFELLTTYYASGKQPQRSNINNGHPLLSAPYGIYATDAGYIAIAMNDLQQVAKAVQCNDLLQYGPQDAFSKRDEIKECIAKHLLTNTASYWQQQLHAAGLWAMEVLNWQQLSQQDGYRRLQMEQALRMKDGTQVITTRCPIRINGQKLYSTTPGPVVGEHNKQITREFLTTTTA; encoded by the coding sequence ATGAGTGCATTGCCGCTGAAAGGATTAATTGTTTTAGAGTTCAGTCAGTACTTGTCCGGCCCTTCAGCCGGCTTGCGTCTGGCCGATCTGGGAGCAAGGGTAATTAAGATAGAGCGTCCGGGAACAGGAGAAGCGGGGCGTAAGTTGTCTATAAAAAACTTATGGGCTGCCGATGGCAGCAGCTTGTTGTTTCATACTATCAACCGCAATAAAGAAAGCTTTGCCGCCGATTTAAAAAATGCCGATGACCTGGAAAAGGTAAAGCAGCTGATAGCACAGGCAGATGTGATTACGCATAATTTCCGGCCGGGTGTAATGGAAAAAGCGGGTCTTAGCTTTGCCGAAGTACAGGCTATTAATCCACGTGTCATCTATGCCGAAATAAGCGGCTATGGCAAGCGTGGTCCCTGGAAAAACAGACCGGGGCAGGATTTGCTGCTGCAATCCATGAGCGGGCTTACTTATACCACCGGCGATGCGGTAAACGGCCCGGTGCCTTTTGGCTTATCTATTGGCGACACCCTATGCGGTGCGCAACTGGTACAGGGTATACTGGCAGCATTAATCCGCCGCAGCAAAACAGGGCAGGGAGCTTTTGTAGAGATCAGCTTGCTGGAATCGTTGCTCGATTTTCAATTTGAACTGTTAACAACCTACTATGCCAGTGGCAAACAGCCGCAGCGTAGCAACATCAATAACGGACATCCGCTGTTAAGCGCTCCTTATGGTATTTATGCTACAGATGCCGGTTATATAGCCATTGCTATGAACGATCTGCAACAAGTGGCGAAAGCAGTGCAGTGTAACGATCTGCTGCAATACGGTCCGCAGGATGCTTTTAGCAAAAGAGATGAAATAAAAGAATGTATAGCCAAACATTTGCTTACTAATACAGCTTCCTATTGGCAACAGCAGCTACATGCAGCAGGCCTGTGGGCTATGGAAGTATTGAACTGGCAACAACTGTCGCAGCAGGATGGCTATCGCCGCCTGCAGATGGAACAGGCATTGCGTATGAAAGATGGCACCCAGGTAATTACTACCCGTTGCCCTATTCGCATCAATGGCCAGAAGCTGTATTCCACTACACCGGGGCCGGTAGTAGGAGAGCATAACAAACAAATAACCCGGGAATTTTTAACCACAACCACCGCCTGA
- a CDS encoding CaiB/BaiF CoA transferase family protein yields the protein MKPLQDIVIVDFSQFLSGPSASLRLADMGAQVIKIEKPGMGDIGRYLYVSDVVIEGESTIFHTINRNKQSYAVDLKEEAGLQRIKQLLAKADVMLHNFRPGVMSRLGLDYETVKAINPQIVYAEISGYGEEGPWKGLPGQDLLVQSLSGLAWLSNNSTQGPTPMGVSVVDILAGTQIAQGILAALYQRTVTGEGALVQVSMMESALDYQFEVLTCYYNDGGQLPVRSEVNGGHAYLGAPYGIYQTGEGFLALAMGNILQLGQLLECQPLADFANPAEWFTRRDEIKKLLASHLLTQTADYWMSILEPADIWCARVMDYDALLQQEGYQTLDMELQVKTSNGLTVKTTRCPIHMDGGLLTSDKGAPLLGEHNLQIEKQFGLV from the coding sequence ATGAAACCATTGCAGGATATTGTTATTGTAGATTTCAGCCAGTTTTTATCAGGGCCTTCTGCCAGCTTACGCCTGGCCGATATGGGCGCACAGGTGATAAAGATAGAAAAGCCAGGAATGGGCGATATAGGGCGCTACCTGTATGTATCGGATGTGGTAATAGAAGGAGAATCAACTATATTTCATACCATTAACCGCAACAAGCAAAGCTATGCGGTGGACTTAAAAGAAGAAGCGGGCTTACAACGGATAAAGCAGCTGCTGGCAAAGGCTGATGTGATGCTGCATAATTTTCGCCCCGGTGTAATGAGTCGCCTGGGTTTAGATTATGAAACCGTAAAAGCCATTAACCCGCAGATTGTATATGCCGAAATAAGCGGTTATGGCGAAGAAGGGCCGTGGAAAGGATTGCCGGGACAGGATTTGCTGGTGCAATCACTGTCCGGTTTAGCCTGGTTAAGTAATAACAGCACCCAGGGGCCAACACCTATGGGCGTGTCGGTAGTAGATATTCTGGCCGGTACACAAATAGCGCAGGGTATACTGGCGGCATTATATCAACGCACGGTAACAGGCGAAGGTGCATTGGTGCAGGTAAGTATGATGGAAAGCGCACTGGACTACCAGTTTGAAGTGCTTACCTGTTATTATAACGATGGTGGGCAGTTGCCGGTACGCAGCGAGGTCAATGGCGGACATGCCTACCTGGGCGCGCCATATGGTATTTATCAAACAGGAGAGGGATTCCTGGCGTTGGCTATGGGTAATATCCTGCAACTGGGGCAGCTGCTGGAGTGCCAGCCGTTGGCTGATTTTGCGAATCCGGCAGAATGGTTCACCCGCCGCGATGAAATTAAAAAACTACTGGCCAGTCATCTGCTTACACAAACAGCTGATTACTGGATGAGTATATTGGAGCCTGCTGATATCTGGTGCGCCAGGGTAATGGATTACGATGCGTTATTGCAGCAGGAGGGCTATCAGACGCTGGACATGGAATTGCAGGTGAAAACCAGCAATGGGCTTACGGTAAAAACTACGCGTTGCCCTATACATATGGATGGCGGCTTGCTTACTTCCGATAAAGGAGCGCCTTTGCTGGGCGAACACAATCTCCAGATAGAAAAACAATTCGGGCTTGTATGA
- a CDS encoding amidohydrolase family protein, whose product MKCIDTHIHVWNLQQASYDWLKNDTSLLHRNYNIEELTPQIQEAGVTEGILVQAACDIRDTDWMLQVAAATPWITGVVGWLPLTNTALTEKLLEAYYSHQTYFKGIRHLIHDEADAQWLLQSSVINSLKVLVKYGLPYDVVGVLPQHIETALEVAARVPGLRMVFDHMNQPPVASKEKFGRWGQLMQQAAANEQFYIKISGLGTTAQNPHWQAEDIQPYIAFVLEHFGEDRCFLGGDWPVSLLAGSYADTWHKYRKALQQTAGEAAQQKLAYTNAQRFYNL is encoded by the coding sequence TTGAAATGTATTGATACACATATCCATGTATGGAATTTGCAACAGGCTTCTTACGACTGGTTGAAAAATGATACTTCCCTACTTCATCGCAACTATAATATAGAAGAACTTACTCCACAGATACAGGAAGCAGGTGTTACAGAAGGCATATTGGTGCAGGCGGCCTGCGATATACGTGATACAGACTGGATGTTGCAGGTGGCGGCAGCTACACCCTGGATAACAGGTGTGGTAGGTTGGTTGCCCCTTACCAATACAGCACTTACCGAAAAGTTACTGGAAGCGTATTATAGCCATCAAACTTATTTCAAGGGTATACGTCATTTAATACATGACGAAGCAGATGCACAATGGTTGTTGCAAAGCAGTGTGATAAACAGCCTGAAAGTGCTGGTGAAATATGGCCTGCCTTATGATGTGGTGGGAGTATTGCCACAACATATAGAAACGGCACTGGAAGTAGCGGCACGGGTGCCGGGCCTGCGTATGGTGTTTGATCATATGAATCAGCCACCTGTAGCCAGCAAAGAAAAGTTTGGACGCTGGGGGCAACTGATGCAGCAGGCGGCAGCAAATGAACAGTTCTATATAAAAATATCAGGGCTGGGAACTACTGCTCAAAACCCGCACTGGCAGGCAGAAGATATTCAACCCTATATCGCTTTTGTACTGGAGCATTTTGGGGAAGACCGGTGTTTTTTAGGAGGAGATTGGCCGGTGTCGTTACTGGCGGGCAGCTATGCCGATACCTGGCATAAATACCGCAAAGCTTTACAACAAACTGCGGGAGAAGCAGCACAACAAAAACTGGCTTACACAAACGCACAACGATTTTATAACTTGTAA
- a CDS encoding L-rhamnose/proton symporter RhaT, with protein sequence MSVITGVILHAIGASSAALCYTPQKRATQWSWQTFWLAQAFVCWLLLPIVGALLTIPSLTEVLREIPTELMLKTFAFGMAYGIGGTAFGIAIRYVGFSLTYAISVGLSCILGTIIPPLLTGQLAGVWKQQGAAYIMLGMAIGVAGIALCGLAGRYKEKFIAAGEQPAKSTFSLSKGLPICLLAGLLSAVYGFALANAQPMADIAARYGAGDFQINIVYLFANSGAFVTSALYCLFLHNKQHTWKQYRAIPDRLWVYYAMAMLTGLLWYGQFFFYGLGHVNMGEYKFSSWAIHMIMLVLFSTVAGLLLKEWAGANNRMRQVLALALVILVVSVLVISYGNSLS encoded by the coding sequence ATGAGCGTAATAACAGGAGTGATTTTGCATGCTATAGGCGCGTCGTCGGCGGCCCTCTGTTATACGCCGCAAAAAAGAGCCACGCAATGGTCGTGGCAAACGTTCTGGCTGGCCCAGGCGTTTGTATGCTGGCTATTGTTGCCTATAGTGGGCGCATTGCTTACCATTCCTTCTTTAACAGAGGTACTGCGCGAAATACCCACGGAATTAATGCTGAAAACATTTGCCTTTGGTATGGCTTATGGCATTGGCGGAACCGCCTTTGGCATTGCTATACGTTATGTAGGCTTTTCACTCACATATGCTATTTCTGTAGGATTATCCTGTATCCTCGGTACCATCATACCTCCGCTGTTAACGGGGCAGCTGGCTGGTGTATGGAAACAACAGGGAGCTGCTTACATTATGCTGGGCATGGCTATTGGTGTAGCCGGTATTGCACTGTGCGGATTGGCTGGTCGCTATAAAGAAAAGTTTATAGCGGCCGGTGAGCAGCCTGCAAAAAGTACCTTTTCACTGTCAAAAGGATTGCCTATCTGTTTGCTGGCGGGCTTGCTATCAGCGGTGTACGGTTTTGCGCTGGCCAATGCGCAACCTATGGCAGATATTGCAGCGCGTTATGGAGCGGGTGATTTTCAGATAAACATTGTATACCTGTTTGCTAACTCCGGCGCTTTTGTTACCTCCGCTTTATATTGTTTGTTCTTACATAATAAACAACATACCTGGAAGCAGTACCGCGCTATACCCGACCGTTTGTGGGTGTATTATGCCATGGCCATGCTTACCGGGTTGTTATGGTACGGGCAGTTCTTTTTTTACGGCCTGGGACATGTGAACATGGGAGAATATAAATTCAGCAGCTGGGCTATACATATGATTATGCTGGTGCTGTTTAGCACAGTAGCCGGTTTACTATTAAAAGAATGGGCAGGCGCTAACAACCGCATGCGGCAGGTTTTGGCATTGGCTTTGGTTATATTGGTGGTTTCCGTGCTGGTTATCAGCTATGGAAACTCATTATCATAG